A DNA window from Jaculus jaculus isolate mJacJac1 chromosome 1, mJacJac1.mat.Y.cur, whole genome shotgun sequence contains the following coding sequences:
- the LOC123455415 gene encoding olfactory receptor 4S2-like isoform X1, whose translation MTSWIHSTETVNNVTEFIFWGLSQNAKIEEACFVVFSFFYMVIILGNLLIMFTVCLSNLFKSPMYFFLNFLSFVDICYSSVTAPKMIVDLLAKKKTISYVGCMLQLFVVHFFGCTEIFILTVMAYDRYVAICKPLHYMTIMDRERCNKMLLGTWVGGFLHSIIQVALVVQLPFCGPNEIDHYFCDVHPVLKLACTDTYVVGVIVTANSGTIALGSFVILLISYTVILVSLRKQSAEGRRKALSTCGSHIAVVIIFFGPCTFMYMRPDTTFSEDKMVAVFYTIITPMLNPLIYTLRNAEVKNAMKKLWSRKIFSEDNGK comes from the coding sequence ATGACCTCGTGGATTCACTCCACAGAAACAGTAAACAATGTGACTGAGTTCATTTTCTGGGGCCTTTCTCAGAATGCAAAGATTGAAGAAGCATGTTTtgtggtgttttctttcttctacatGGTCATTATTCTGGGCAACCTCCTCATCATGTTCACAGTGTGCCTCAGCAACCTCTTTAAGTCACCCATGTATTTTTTCCTCAACTTCTTGTCATTTGTGGACATTTGTTACTCTTCAGTCACAGCACCCAAGATGATTGTTGACCTGTTAGCTAAGAAAAAAACCATCTCCTATGTGGGTTGCATGCTTCAACTCTTTGTAGTTCATTTCTTTGGCTGCACCGAAATCTTCATTCTCACTGTCATGGCCTATGATCGTTACGTGGCCATCTGTAAACCCTTGCACTATATGACCATCATGGACAGAGAGAGATGCAATAAGATGTTGCTGGGAACATGGGTCGGTGGATTCTTACATTCCATTATCCAAGTCGCTCTGGTAGTGCAACTTCCCTTTTGTGGACCAAATGAGATTGATCACTACTTCTGTGATGTCCATCCAGTTCTGAAACTTGCCTGCACGGATACCTATGTTGTCGGTGTTATTGTAACAGCCAACAGTGGCACCATTGCGCTGGGCAGTTTTGTCATTTTGCTAATTTCATACACCGTCATTCTGGTGTCTCTGAGAAAGCAGTCAGCTGAAGGCAGGCGCAAAGCTCTCTCCACCTGTGGCTCCCACATCGCGGTGGTCATCATCTTTTTCGGTCCATGTACTTTTATGTATATGCGACCTGACACTACCTTCTCAGAGGATAAGATGGTAGCTGTATTTTACACAATCATCACTCCCATGTTAAATCCTCTGATTTATACTCTGAGAAATGCAGAAGTAAAGAATGCAATGAAGAAACTGTGGAGTAGAAAAATCTTCTCAGAGGACAATGGGAAATAA
- the LOC123455415 gene encoding olfactory receptor 4S2-like isoform X2, with protein MKQVNNVTEFIFWGLSQNAKIEEACFVVFSFFYMVIILGNLLIMFTVCLSNLFKSPMYFFLNFLSFVDICYSSVTAPKMIVDLLAKKKTISYVGCMLQLFVVHFFGCTEIFILTVMAYDRYVAICKPLHYMTIMDRERCNKMLLGTWVGGFLHSIIQVALVVQLPFCGPNEIDHYFCDVHPVLKLACTDTYVVGVIVTANSGTIALGSFVILLISYTVILVSLRKQSAEGRRKALSTCGSHIAVVIIFFGPCTFMYMRPDTTFSEDKMVAVFYTIITPMLNPLIYTLRNAEVKNAMKKLWSRKIFSEDNGK; from the exons ATGAAACAAG TAAACAATGTGACTGAGTTCATTTTCTGGGGCCTTTCTCAGAATGCAAAGATTGAAGAAGCATGTTTtgtggtgttttctttcttctacatGGTCATTATTCTGGGCAACCTCCTCATCATGTTCACAGTGTGCCTCAGCAACCTCTTTAAGTCACCCATGTATTTTTTCCTCAACTTCTTGTCATTTGTGGACATTTGTTACTCTTCAGTCACAGCACCCAAGATGATTGTTGACCTGTTAGCTAAGAAAAAAACCATCTCCTATGTGGGTTGCATGCTTCAACTCTTTGTAGTTCATTTCTTTGGCTGCACCGAAATCTTCATTCTCACTGTCATGGCCTATGATCGTTACGTGGCCATCTGTAAACCCTTGCACTATATGACCATCATGGACAGAGAGAGATGCAATAAGATGTTGCTGGGAACATGGGTCGGTGGATTCTTACATTCCATTATCCAAGTCGCTCTGGTAGTGCAACTTCCCTTTTGTGGACCAAATGAGATTGATCACTACTTCTGTGATGTCCATCCAGTTCTGAAACTTGCCTGCACGGATACCTATGTTGTCGGTGTTATTGTAACAGCCAACAGTGGCACCATTGCGCTGGGCAGTTTTGTCATTTTGCTAATTTCATACACCGTCATTCTGGTGTCTCTGAGAAAGCAGTCAGCTGAAGGCAGGCGCAAAGCTCTCTCCACCTGTGGCTCCCACATCGCGGTGGTCATCATCTTTTTCGGTCCATGTACTTTTATGTATATGCGACCTGACACTACCTTCTCAGAGGATAAGATGGTAGCTGTATTTTACACAATCATCACTCCCATGTTAAATCCTCTGATTTATACTCTGAGAAATGCAGAAGTAAAGAATGCAATGAAGAAACTGTGGAGTAGAAAAATCTTCTCAGAGGACAATGGGAAATAA
- the LOC123457653 gene encoding olfactory receptor 4P4-like encodes MENSSDITMFILLGLSSNNNIEVFCFVLFLFCYIAIWMGNVLIMISITCSQLIHQPMYFFLNYLSISDLCYTSTVTPKLMADLLTERKIISYNNCMAQLFTTHLFGGIEIFILAAMAYDRYVAICKPLHYTAIMSRRRCNKIIIACCTGGFVHSTSQFLVTISLPFCGPNEIDHYFCDVYPLLKLACCDTHIVGLLVIANSGFIALVTFVVLMLSYFFILYTIRAYPMESRSKALSTCSSHITVVILFFVPALFIYIRPATTFPEDKAFSLFYTIIAPMFNPLVYTLRNVEMKNALRKVWCHQIFLKQK; translated from the coding sequence ATGGAAAACAGCAGTGACATCACTATGTTTATCCTCTTGGGACTTTCCAGTAATAATAACATTGAAGTCTTTTGCtttgtactatttttattttgctacATTGCCATTTGGATGGGAAATGTGCTCATCATGATCTCTATTACATGCTCTCAGCTCATCCACCAACCCATGTATTTCTTTCTCAACTACCTCTCAATTTCTGACCTCTGCTACACATCCACAGTGACTCCTAAATTAATGGCAGACCTCCTGACAGAAAGGAAGATCATTTCCTACAATAATTGCATGGCACAGCTCTTCACAACTCATTTATTTGGAGGCATTGAGATCTTTATTCTCGCTGCGATGGCCTATGACCGCTACGTGGCCATCTGCAAGCCCCTGCACTACACCGCCATCATGAGCAGGCGTAGGTGTAACAAAATCATCATAGCTTGTTGTACCGGAGGATTTGTACACTCAACCAGTCAGTTTCTTGTCACCATATCTTTACCATTTTGTGGCCCCAATGAGATTGATCACTATTTCTGTGACGTGTATCCTTTGCTGAAATTGGCCTGTTGTGACACACATATAGTAGGACTGTTAGTCATTGCAAATTCCGGCTTCATTGCTTTGGTGACTTTTGTTGTCCTGATGTTgtcttacttttttatattataCACCATAAGGGCATATCCCATGGAGAGCCGCAGCAAAGCTCTTTCTACCTGCAGCTCACACATAACAGTTGTGATCCTGTTTTTTGTACCTGCATTATTCATCTACATTAGACCAGCCACAACATTTCCAGAAGACAAGGCGTTTTCTCTCTTCTACACCATTATTGCTCCTATGTTCAACCCTCTGGTATACACACTGAGGAATGTGGAGATGAAGAATGCCCTCAGGAAAGTTTGGTGTCATCAAATATTTCTTAAACAAAAGTAA